Genomic DNA from Roseimicrobium gellanilyticum:
AAGAAGGGAACGACGACCACGTTTGGTGCCGTGCTCATCTCGTGCCACTTCGCGACGAAGGGTGCTTCTTCCATGTAGGCGTCGAGCACTTCGGCGAATCCGTATCCACCTTCGCGGATGAGGGTCACCTGGTCCTTGATGGCCTTGGTGGAGTTTTCGTTCAGGCTGGTGCCGTGGCCCACGATGATGAGCGCGGTCTGATCACGCGGCACGCCGGGCGCCACTTCATTGGCACGCTTCAGCAGCAGCTTCGTCATGCTGGGATGCACGCCCACGGGATCGCAGTAGTAGACGTTCGTATCGCCGCGCTTCGTGATGGGGCCATCGATGCGCAGTTCCCGCGGAATCACTTCCTGGCAGAAGTAGCCTTCGCTGATGAAGTTGGGCACCACGAAGATTTCCCTGCTCTTCACCATGTAGAAGACCTCGCGCATGGAGGGCTCTTCCTTCCAGAAGCAGCACACCACTTCATCGAACACGCCTCGACGACGAATCTCATCCGCATGCTGATGGGTCGGCGTGCTGGAGTCAGGGTTCAGCGTGGAACCGTGACCGACGAGGATGAGGGCGGTTTGGGACATGAGTGCGGGAGTGACAGAAAACAATACGTACGGAGGATGGGTAATATGCCGCCTTCGTGTGAGTGCTCAAACGTTGCACGCTGTTAGATAGACAGTTTTCCGGAGCACCAGCCTTCCACCAACGCAGCCACGGTGGGTGCCATGAACTGGAATTCTTGATCGATCGGATGGTAGGCCCACAATCCTTGGTGACCGATTCGAAACCCAAAGTCGATTCCACCCAAGCCTGAGCGGCCAATGGCAAAGAACGAGATCTCGCTAGCGACGTAAGACCTATCCAGGGGAACGATGACAAGCGTCTGGGAGTCTTCGTCAAAATGGCCCTGCGCGGACCAGCCATCCTCGAAATACTCGCGGCATGCGAAGGGACGATACTCTTCGGGAATGCTCATGAGCAGGCAAGGCAAGATCCCGTGAGTCTACCGCATCGTCCTCGGGATGAACACCGCTTCCATGCCTGCGGCTTTCGCGGCTTCCATGCCGCTGCGGCCGTCTTCGAAGACGAGGCAGTCTTCGGGCTTCACGCCCATTTGTTCGGCGGCGAGGAGGAACATGTCGGGGGCGGGCTTGCCACGCTTCACATTCTCAGGAGTGATGATGATGGGGAAGAGATCGATGAGGCCGGTGTGAGTCAGGCACTCGCGCACGATGGGCGCTTCGCTGCCAGAGGCCACGGAGATGGGGAACTTCCCGTGCACGGAAATGGCGAAGTCCGCGACGGGATTCACACGCTGGATTTCGCGGATGCGTTTGCGGAAGAGTTCCGCCTTCGTCTCCACCACAGCGCGTGGGTCCACGTTCGTTTTGTGCAGGCCATTGAGCACCACGACGGTGTCGTATTCCGGCACGCCGGCGAAGTGGTAGAACTCATCCTCCGTGAAGGCGTAGGTCGCGCCGTTTCTTCTCAAGGCTTCCACCCAGCACACGTAGTGAATGGGCATGGAATCGACCAGAGTGCCATCGCAGTCAAAGATGTAGGCGGCGAAGGAGCGGTCGGGGAGGGGGAGCATGGGAAAGGAATGATGGAATGATGGAATGATGGAATGATGGAATGATGGAATGATGGAAGAAAGTGCGGAGGGGCGTGGGGCGGGATGGGGAATTACGTGCGCATCTGCGATGTTTGCCACCGCGTCAGTGCAGCGTTTTGGGTTGTCCGACATGTGCGCCGAACCAAAGGCTGTAGCCATCCCTGGTTTCACGCCGGTAGTGAATGCAATCGTCCTCCTTGTCCACGATGCCAATCTGGGAAAGGGTGAGGGGGTACTGTTGATACTCCCGGCGGTAAGCTTCCAGTTGGGCCTGGATGGGCAGCGTGGCTTGCAGCAGGCGCTGCTGCTGCCTCCAGTCACTGGAGGCCATCAGCAGAGCCGCGATGCTCACGAAGAGGGGGAATGCGGCAGCACCCACGAACTGGCGCCAGCGTTGGCGCAGACTTCGTACTTTGGGTTCTGGTTTCCGCATTACTCTGCCTTGACTTAGATGCCGTGATCGCTCGTCACGGCGCCGGAGCTCGATCCGTTCTTGGAGGTGGCGTGCGCGGTAGCTTCTGCGGGGAGGGCGGCGGTGGTGCTGCCACCTACGAGTTTGCGGAAGATACGCTGGGGGAAGCTGTTGCCGCGCTCTTCGGTCTCGAGCTGGGTGAGCGCCTGGCTCTTGGCGATTTCCCAGGCGGGAGCGAAGCCGGGGGCATTGATGGTCATCTGCTTCTCGGCACGGGCGTAGATTTCCATTTCACGCTGCAGCTTGTTGTCGCTGCGGTCGTTCAAGCGGCTGATCTGCAGACGCATGCTTTCGTTTTCCTTGGAGATGCGTTCGCGCTCCCTGGTCATCTCCGAGAGCTGCTTGTGCTCCAAGTCCATCTTGTCGCTCAGCATTTTCTTGTACCGGCGGAATTCAGCCTTGGTCTTCCAGTGAGCGCGGAAGGAGGAGATGTAGAGCAGGAAACCGATGACAAAACCGAGAATGAGGGCCCAGAGATGGATCCAGTCGAGATGGAGGTTCATGAGAGGGTTAATGTACGCGGGGAGGTCTTAGTGACAAGGTGGAGTGCTTTTAGAAGGAATCGGCGGCGGTTAATAGCTGTGAATAAAAATGCGACTCAAATTAGTTCAATTGTCTTGACCTTTAAGCTCTGAAACATACACTCGAAACCATAATTGCTCACAATAGTCGGCAGTTGCCCCACTGCTTTGGCCCCGATGACTCTTAAAAACCACAAAATCGCAGTATTGAAAGGAGGCCCCGGCTCCGAGAGGGCGGTGTCTCTCAAGTCTGCGGAAAGTGTGACGGAGGCCTTGAAGAGTTTGGGCGCGGACGTCCTTGAGGTGGATGTGCTCACCACGGAGCTCCAGGTGCCGAAGGATGTGCTGATCGCGGTCAATATGATTCACGGTACGTTCGGTGAGGACGGCGGGATTCAGGAGGCCCTGGAAAAGCTCGGAGTGCCATACACGGGCGCCGGGGTGGAGACCAGCCGGGTGGCGTTCGACAAGGTGCTGAGCAAGCGGAAGTTTCTCGAAGCAGGTGTCCCCACGCCGCGCAGCCAGGTGCTGCGTCTCGACGGGGTGGATGAACTGGAACTGGCCCTGCCGGTGGTGGTGAAACCGCCTTGCGAGGGGTCCAGCGTGGGCGTGCACATCGTTCGTTCGAAGGACGAACTGGCTGCTGCGCTCGAAGACGCGAAGAAGTACGGAGACGAGACTCTCGTCGAAGAGTACATCGAAGGCCGTGAGCTGACGGTGGGCGTGATTGGCGACCAGGTGCTGCCAGTCATCCACATCGAGCCGGTGAGCGGCTTCTACGACATCAACAACAAGTACCCCTGGATGTCAGGTACGGGCAAGACGCTCTACCATTGCCCGGCGGATCTCGATGCACGCGTGACGGCGCGTGTGCAGCAGGCAGCGCTGGAAGCCATGCGTGCCTTGGGTGTGGAAGTGTACGGCCGCGTGGATGTGATGCTGCGAAAGGATGGGGAGCCCTTCGTCCTGGAGATCAACACCATCCCCGGCATGACTGTGAGCAGCCTGCTGCCGAAGGCGGCGCGGGTGGCCGGCATGGAGTTTCCGCAACTGATGGAGCGCATCATCGAGCTTTCACTCAAGGCCCGGGGGAAGGATTGACCTTTCACGCTTATGTGGAGAAATGTTTTTTGACAAACTATTCCCGAAGAACAGAAAGCGCCGCCCCAATGCGACGCGGGGGAATTATGCGTTCCGCAGCCGGCGCAGCAGGGTGCATCATGTGCGCCTGGATGTGCACCGCCTGGAGATGAATCCGGAGACGGACGCGACCCGCCGTGAGCAGCGTCGCAAGGCGATGCGCTGGGGTTTCAAGTTTGCGGTGGCAGCGCTGATGGCCATCGGCCTGTTCAGCGCAGGCCGCATTGTGGTGCGTGAGGCTTTCACGAACAACTCGCGCTTCCAGCTCCAGCACATCTCGGTGATGACGGAAGGGGAGCTTTCTCCTTCGCAGTTGATTACTGCCAGTGAACTGGAGACTGGCATGAACATGCTGGACATCGGCCTCGTGCAGGTGCGTGAGAAGCTGGAGGCCCTGCCCCAGGTGCGCCATGCGAAGGTGACGCGCGGCTATCCGGGACTCGTGTTCCTGGAGGTGGAGCAGCGCCGTCCCGTGGCGTGGCTGGAGTGCCCGGAGCAGCGTCTGGAGGCGAAGGTGGCTGGCTATGGCTGCCTGCTCGATGATGCCGGTGTGGTGCTGCCCAGTGATGAAGTGACCGAGTCCCGTCGCAAGCTGCCGGTCATCCGCGTGGCGAAGATGCAGCGGCTGAAGCCCGGACACGTCATTGAGGCACCTGAAGTGCTGCAGGCCCTGCAATTGCTGAAGGCGCATGAGGAAAGCGCGCTGGCCCACTCCATGCGCATCCGCCGCGTGGATGCCTCACGCGGCTACTCGCTCTCGGCGCAGTACGATGCCCTTTTCACCGTGATCTTCCCGGCTGATGCATTTGAGCCGCAGATCCGACGTCTGGAGCGCGTGGTGAATGAAGCTGCCCAGCGCAAGTGGGAGCTCGCCACCGTGGACCTCCTCGTCGCAGACAATGTGCCTCTCACTCTCCGTGGAACTCCCGTCATGGCGGTGCCGGTGCCTGAGCCGGCGCCTGCCACGACTCCACGTCGCCCGACGGTTCGCCGCCAGCTCGCCCGCAACAACTGACATTTTCACATCGCAACCCAACACCCGTATCCCATGGCTCGTAGCAACATCTATGCAGGACTTGAGATTGGCACGTCGAAGATCTGTGTCGTGGTCGGCGAGGTGAAGAAGGACGGCGCGATCAAGATCCTCGGCGTGGGCCAGGCTCCCTCGCGTGGCATCCGCAAGGGGGAGATCGTGGACTTCGACATTGCGCAGACGTGCCTCAATGACGCGCTGCTCCGTGCTGAGGATCGCAGTGACGTGATGATCCGCAATGTGTTCCTCGGAGTTTCCGGAGCGCACATTGAAAGC
This window encodes:
- a CDS encoding HAD family hydrolase: MLPLPDRSFAAYIFDCDGTLVDSMPIHYVCWVEALRRNGATYAFTEDEFYHFAGVPEYDTVVVLNGLHKTNVDPRAVVETKAELFRKRIREIQRVNPVADFAISVHGKFPISVASGSEAPIVRECLTHTGLIDLFPIIITPENVKRGKPAPDMFLLAAEQMGVKPEDCLVFEDGRSGMEAAKAAGMEAVFIPRTMR
- a CDS encoding D-alanine--D-alanine ligase family protein; the protein is MTLKNHKIAVLKGGPGSERAVSLKSAESVTEALKSLGADVLEVDVLTTELQVPKDVLIAVNMIHGTFGEDGGIQEALEKLGVPYTGAGVETSRVAFDKVLSKRKFLEAGVPTPRSQVLRLDGVDELELALPVVVKPPCEGSSVGVHIVRSKDELAAALEDAKKYGDETLVEEYIEGRELTVGVIGDQVLPVIHIEPVSGFYDINNKYPWMSGTGKTLYHCPADLDARVTARVQQAALEAMRALGVEVYGRVDVMLRKDGEPFVLEINTIPGMTVSSLLPKAARVAGMEFPQLMERIIELSLKARGKD
- a CDS encoding cell division protein FtsQ/DivIB, with the protein product MFFDKLFPKNRKRRPNATRGNYAFRSRRSRVHHVRLDVHRLEMNPETDATRREQRRKAMRWGFKFAVAALMAIGLFSAGRIVVREAFTNNSRFQLQHISVMTEGELSPSQLITASELETGMNMLDIGLVQVREKLEALPQVRHAKVTRGYPGLVFLEVEQRRPVAWLECPEQRLEAKVAGYGCLLDDAGVVLPSDEVTESRRKLPVIRVAKMQRLKPGHVIEAPEVLQALQLLKAHEESALAHSMRIRRVDASRGYSLSAQYDALFTVIFPADAFEPQIRRLERVVNEAAQRKWELATVDLLVADNVPLTLRGTPVMAVPVPEPAPATTPRRPTVRRQLARNN